The following are from one region of the Mustela lutreola isolate mMusLut2 chromosome 9, mMusLut2.pri, whole genome shotgun sequence genome:
- the LOC131808212 gene encoding probable cystatin-15, with product MLLKAPLILGLIVLVPHVCSSDFMDIGSRTNYFILCVEFAVFHFNQVYPDEYAYKLLWVRRSQRKQFTLIYLMELELGQTICTKEDEDLENCPLQEGPEEKKLDCTFIVDARPWLSQFFLLNSTCVQK from the exons ATGCTCCTGAAGGCACCTCTGATTCTGGGGCTCATTGTGCTGGTGCCTCATGTCTGCAGTTCTGACTTTATGGACATTGGTAGTAGAACAAATTACTTCAtcttgtgtgttgagtttgcgGTGTTTCATTTCAACCAAGTCTACCCAGATGAGTATGCGTATAAGCTGCTGTGGGTGCGGCGAAGCCAGCGCAAG CAGTTTACCTTGATATATTTAATGGAGTTGGAATTGGGCCAAACCATTTGCACAAAAGAGGATGAAGATCTGGAAAACTGCCCCTTGCAAGAAGGCCCGGAAGAGAAAAAG ttGGACTGCACCTTTATTGTGGATGCCAGACCATGGCTTTCCCAGTTCTTCCTCCTGAACAGTACCTGTGTgcagaaatag